A stretch of Chitinophaga caeni DNA encodes these proteins:
- the greA gene encoding transcription elongation factor GreA — protein MSGVNYVTKETLEQMKEELTFLKTKGRAEIAKAIAEAREKGDLKENAEYDAAKEAQGLHEAKVASLENAIATARILDAEDIDTSKVSILCKVTITNMANKKTVTYQLVSEKEADLKAGKISVTSPIGKGLLGKKVGEVADVIAPNGVLKFKVDEIAI, from the coding sequence ATGTCTGGCGTAAATTATGTTACAAAGGAAACCCTTGAACAAATGAAGGAAGAGTTAACTTTCCTGAAAACCAAGGGAAGGGCTGAGATTGCAAAAGCTATTGCTGAAGCGCGTGAAAAAGGTGATCTGAAAGAAAATGCTGAATACGATGCGGCTAAAGAGGCTCAAGGCCTCCATGAGGCCAAAGTAGCATCTTTAGAGAACGCTATCGCCACTGCCAGGATTTTAGATGCCGAAGATATTGATACCTCCAAAGTTTCCATCTTATGTAAGGTTACTATTACCAATATGGCCAACAAGAAAACGGTTACTTACCAGCTGGTCTCTGAAAAGGAGGCCGATTTGAAAGCCGGTAAGATCTCTGTTACTTCACCCATCGGTAAAGGTCTATTAGGAAAGAAAGTCGGAGAGGTGGCAGATGTGATTGCACCGAACGGTGTATTGAAATTTAAAGTTGATGAAATAGCAATTTAA
- the atpH gene encoding ATP synthase F1 subunit delta, translating into MQNPRLASRYAKSLIDLAIEQNVLEAVQQDMLLLKAITKSNTDFVALLRSPIIKADKKVKILNAILEGKVSELTTAFIRLVTFKGRESVLPEMAGEFIKQYNVIKNIGTVKITTAVDIDGNILAAIKQKVEAATSRQVVLETAVNPRLIGGFVLETGDQLFDASVMRDLKDIRKQFMQNIYVPNIK; encoded by the coding sequence ATGCAGAATCCTCGTTTAGCATCTAGGTACGCAAAATCACTCATCGATCTGGCTATCGAACAAAATGTTTTGGAAGCCGTGCAGCAAGATATGTTGCTGTTGAAGGCTATCACCAAATCTAATACTGATTTCGTTGCCTTGTTGAGAAGCCCGATTATCAAAGCTGATAAGAAGGTGAAGATTTTGAACGCTATCCTGGAAGGTAAAGTAAGTGAGTTAACGACTGCTTTTATCCGCTTGGTGACTTTCAAAGGCCGTGAAAGCGTATTGCCGGAAATGGCCGGAGAATTTATCAAGCAATATAATGTTATCAAGAATATCGGTACCGTGAAAATCACTACCGCGGTTGATATCGATGGTAACATCCTGGCTGCTATCAAGCAGAAAGTTGAAGCTGCGACCAGCCGCCAAGTGGTATTGGAAACAGCTGTAAACCCCCGTTTGATCGGTGGTTTTGTTCTTGAAACGGGAGATCAATTGTTCGATGCTTCTGTTATGCGCGATCTTAAAGATATCCGCAAGCAGTTCATGCAAAATATCTACGTTCCTAATATTAAGTAA
- the ruvC gene encoding crossover junction endodeoxyribonuclease RuvC — MANNSKIILGIDPGTLVMGYGIIEIKAQQPNIIVMGVLKLSKHKDHYHRLQQIHHRVHELILQYNPHACAIEAPFFGKNVQSMLKLGRAQGVAIATAMQQGVDVTEYSPKKVKQSITGNGNANKEQVWQMLQHILKFDERPEYLDATDALAVAVCHHFQDKLPVPDPGPKTIKKGKKSSWQQFMNENPGRVVR; from the coding sequence TTGGCAAACAATTCAAAAATAATTCTCGGGATCGACCCAGGCACCCTGGTAATGGGCTATGGCATTATCGAAATAAAGGCCCAGCAGCCCAATATTATCGTAATGGGGGTCCTGAAATTATCCAAGCATAAAGATCATTACCATAGATTACAACAAATTCACCACCGTGTTCATGAACTAATTTTGCAATATAACCCACATGCCTGCGCCATCGAAGCACCTTTTTTCGGTAAAAATGTTCAAAGTATGCTTAAATTGGGGAGGGCGCAGGGTGTTGCGATTGCTACGGCCATGCAGCAAGGGGTGGATGTGACCGAATATTCCCCTAAAAAAGTGAAGCAATCCATTACCGGGAACGGTAATGCTAATAAGGAACAAGTTTGGCAAATGTTGCAACATATCCTTAAATTCGATGAAAGACCGGAATATTTAGATGCTACTGATGCCTTGGCCGTGGCGGTTTGTCATCATTTTCAAGATAAATTGCCGGTACCGGACCCTGGCCCGAAAACGATCAAGAAGGGTAAGAAGTCGAGCTGGCAACAATTTATGAATGAAAATCCGGGCCGGGTGGTGCGTTAG
- a CDS encoding response regulator transcription factor has translation MDTKAKILLVEDDFNLGAVTKKRLEEAGFFVEHCIDGDTAWKEFQRTMYDICLLDVVMPKKDGFTLAQLIRRKNDFVPILFLTSKSLDEDKITGFKHGADDYVTKPFSMQELLYRIEVFLKRTRPLNADKKAIYKLGNLIFDYGELKIVNPDAKKKVKILTQKEADLLKFLCENANKTLKREEILYHVWGKDDYFLGRSMDVFITKIRKNFPAESPVKLETLHGIGFKFHMPKDELPQDFNLNEYIASLQENESTE, from the coding sequence ATGGATACGAAAGCCAAAATATTACTAGTTGAAGATGATTTCAATCTTGGCGCGGTTACGAAAAAAAGATTAGAGGAGGCCGGATTTTTTGTTGAACACTGCATTGACGGAGACACCGCCTGGAAAGAATTTCAAAGGACCATGTATGATATCTGCCTGTTGGACGTTGTCATGCCTAAAAAAGATGGTTTTACCCTCGCTCAACTGATTCGTCGGAAAAACGATTTTGTCCCCATATTATTCCTGACTTCTAAATCCCTGGACGAGGATAAGATCACCGGGTTTAAGCATGGCGCTGATGACTACGTTACCAAGCCGTTCAGTATGCAGGAATTGTTATACCGAATCGAAGTTTTCTTAAAGAGAACCCGCCCGTTAAATGCTGATAAAAAAGCAATTTATAAACTGGGTAACCTCATCTTTGATTACGGTGAATTGAAGATCGTGAACCCCGACGCCAAGAAAAAAGTAAAGATCTTAACCCAAAAGGAAGCGGACTTATTGAAATTCCTTTGTGAAAACGCCAATAAGACCTTGAAACGTGAAGAAATACTTTACCATGTTTGGGGAAAAGACGATTATTTCTTGGGGCGGAGCATGGACGTGTTCATTACTAAAATAAGGAAAAACTTCCCGGCTGAGTCCCCAGTAAAATTGGAAACGCTACATGGCATCGGGTTCAAATTTCATATGCCGAAAGATGAATTGCCCCAGGACTTTAATCTAAACGAATACATCGCGAGCTTACAGGAAAACGAGAGCACGGAGTAA
- the atpA gene encoding F0F1 ATP synthase subunit alpha, with protein sequence MVGIKPDEISAILRQQLSNFNASAELEEVGTVLSVGDGIARIYGLNNVRSGELVEFANGTKAIALNLEEDNVGVVLMGESAGIREGDTVRRTGQIASIKVGEGVVGRVINTLGEPIDGKGPIAGELYEMPIERKAPGVLYREPVKEPLQTGIKSIDAMIPVGRGQRELVIGDRQTGKTAICVDTIINQKEFYDAGQPVYCIYVAIGQKASTIAGVMKTLQDNGAMAYTTIVAASASEPAPLQFYAPFAGAAIGEFFRDTGRPALIIYDDLSKQAVAYREVSLLLKRPPGREAYPGDVFYLHSRLLERAAKIISKDEIAQQMNDLPDSIKHLVKGGGSLTALPIIETQAGDVSAYIPTNVISITDGQIFLESNLFNAGIRPAINVGISVSRVGGNAQIKSMKKVAGTLKLDQALYREMEAFSKFGGDLDAATKAVLDKGARNVEILKQPQFSPFTVEKQVAIIYLGTNGLLNEVPVKNIKAFEDAFLNEMDVRLPDVLAEFKKGQLNEESLKRMIQLANELKPRFV encoded by the coding sequence ATGGTTGGTATTAAACCTGATGAAATTTCAGCAATATTACGCCAGCAATTAAGCAACTTCAACGCCTCTGCGGAGTTGGAAGAAGTGGGTACAGTATTGTCCGTGGGTGACGGTATCGCCCGTATTTACGGTTTGAATAATGTTCGTTCCGGGGAATTGGTCGAATTTGCTAACGGTACGAAAGCAATCGCCTTGAACCTTGAAGAAGATAACGTGGGTGTGGTATTGATGGGTGAATCTGCCGGTATCCGTGAAGGGGACACCGTTCGTCGCACCGGTCAAATCGCTTCTATCAAAGTGGGCGAAGGTGTTGTTGGTCGCGTAATCAACACGCTCGGTGAACCTATCGATGGTAAAGGCCCGATCGCTGGTGAATTGTATGAAATGCCTATCGAGCGTAAAGCCCCCGGTGTATTGTACCGTGAACCAGTAAAAGAACCTTTACAAACAGGTATCAAATCGATCGATGCCATGATCCCGGTGGGTCGTGGTCAACGTGAATTGGTAATCGGTGACCGTCAAACCGGTAAAACTGCTATCTGCGTTGATACCATCATTAACCAAAAAGAATTTTACGACGCTGGTCAACCAGTGTATTGTATATATGTTGCGATTGGTCAGAAAGCTTCTACTATTGCCGGTGTAATGAAAACATTACAAGACAATGGCGCAATGGCTTATACTACCATCGTGGCTGCTTCTGCTTCTGAACCGGCTCCATTGCAGTTCTACGCTCCATTTGCGGGCGCTGCGATCGGTGAATTCTTCCGCGATACAGGTCGCCCTGCATTGATTATCTACGATGATCTTTCTAAACAAGCCGTGGCCTACCGCGAGGTGTCATTGCTGTTGAAACGCCCTCCTGGTCGTGAAGCCTATCCTGGTGACGTGTTCTACTTGCACAGCCGCCTGTTGGAACGTGCCGCTAAAATCATCTCCAAGGATGAAATCGCGCAACAGATGAACGATTTACCTGATTCTATCAAGCACCTTGTAAAAGGTGGTGGTTCTTTGACCGCTTTGCCGATCATTGAAACACAGGCGGGTGACGTTTCTGCTTACATTCCGACGAACGTGATCTCCATCACCGATGGCCAGATCTTCTTGGAAAGTAACTTGTTCAACGCCGGTATCCGTCCCGCTATCAACGTGGGTATCTCTGTAAGCCGCGTAGGTGGTAACGCACAGATCAAATCCATGAAGAAAGTGGCCGGTACCTTGAAGTTAGACCAGGCCTTGTACCGCGAGATGGAAGCCTTTTCCAAATTCGGCGGTGACTTGGATGCTGCTACGAAAGCGGTACTGGATAAAGGTGCGCGTAACGTGGAAATTTTGAAACAGCCGCAGTTCTCCCCGTTTACAGTAGAGAAACAAGTAGCGATTATCTACCTGGGTACAAACGGTTTGTTGAATGAAGTTCCTGTTAAGAATATCAAGGCGTTTGAAGATGCATTCTTGAACGAGATGGATGTAAGGTTGCCGGATGTATTGGCCGAGTTTAAGAAAGGTCAATTGAACGAAGAAAGCTTGAAACGCATGATTCAATTAGCGAATGAACTGAAACCTAGATTCGTTTAA
- a CDS encoding NAD(P)-dependent oxidoreductase, translating into MRPLVLITAKVHPYLIDKLEIAGFDVDYKPSITYEEVRNSIHSYTGLIVTTRIKIDKAVIDNATQLEWIGRLGSGMELIDVAYAASKGVKCVSSPEGNAEAVGEQALGMLLALTNNIIKSNLELRDGIWEREKNRGFEIGGKTVGIIGLGHTGSAFARKLRGFDVNILAYDKYKSGFGNNYIREASLDDIFADADIVSTHLPLTEETRHMVNMAFFKSFARPIIYMNTSRGKVVNTTDLIEALETEVLAGACLDVLENEKVASYNEQEKSQLHYLAHSPKVVLTPHIAGYSHEASIKMAEYVLKKLNISQ; encoded by the coding sequence ATGAGACCGTTAGTTTTAATTACCGCCAAGGTGCATCCTTACCTGATCGATAAATTGGAAATTGCAGGGTTCGATGTAGACTATAAACCTTCTATTACTTACGAAGAGGTTCGAAATTCCATACATAGTTATACCGGTTTGATTGTTACAACACGGATTAAAATTGATAAAGCCGTTATCGACAATGCCACCCAATTGGAATGGATCGGTCGCCTAGGCTCCGGGATGGAGCTGATAGATGTTGCTTATGCCGCCTCCAAGGGAGTTAAATGCGTCAGCAGCCCCGAAGGAAATGCAGAAGCTGTAGGAGAACAAGCCCTGGGGATGCTGCTGGCATTAACCAACAATATTATCAAGAGTAATTTGGAGCTCCGCGATGGAATTTGGGAGCGGGAAAAGAACCGTGGCTTTGAAATAGGAGGCAAAACCGTGGGAATCATTGGCTTAGGTCATACGGGCAGTGCTTTTGCTCGAAAGTTAAGGGGCTTCGATGTTAATATCTTGGCATATGATAAGTATAAATCAGGTTTCGGCAATAACTACATCCGTGAAGCCAGCCTCGATGATATTTTTGCCGATGCCGATATTGTTAGCACCCATTTACCATTGACGGAAGAAACTCGGCATATGGTAAATATGGCTTTTTTTAAATCATTTGCCAGGCCAATCATATATATGAATACCTCTAGGGGCAAAGTTGTAAATACCACCGACTTGATCGAAGCCTTGGAAACGGAAGTTCTTGCGGGGGCTTGCCTGGATGTTTTGGAAAATGAAAAAGTAGCTTCCTACAATGAGCAGGAAAAGTCACAATTGCATTATTTGGCCCATAGTCCTAAAGTGGTACTCACGCCGCATATCGCAGGGTATTCGCATGAAGCAAGTATCAAGATGGCTGAATATGTGTTGAAAAAGTTAAACATATCCCAATAA
- a CDS encoding TonB-dependent receptor codes for MLKAYICLCLCLCLPVILSAQTKISGTVTNNRKQPLAGANIYIKGAYDGATSGKDGKYGFTTTENGKVILVASFQDYQSIELELELTGAPLVQPIVLKKGANELKMVTISASSFEAGDKKKNPVLTPLDIVSTAGANADIVGALKTLPGTQQVGEQTGLFVRGGTGYETQTFIDGMLVRNPFYSGMPDLATRGRFSPFLFKGTTFSSGGYSAQYGQGLSSALILETEDLPDRSSSTLNLSTVGIGGGISKLAKNKKSSYGLEADYFNLTPYYKIVPQKNEPSTYPSGLNTTANFRVKTSKSGILKFYGTYAYNTFGYIKNSIEYPKAKEEFSLKNGNVYTNMSYRERLNENWKLDMGVSYSTNNDNIKMDTFANEIPTTKVHNNSQLLQFRPMISRNIGFTTLRLGMEYQYATEKVVYNGDELTYHDQYTAAFAEGDVYITPRLVSRMGARFEYSSILAKTNIAPRVSLAYRLSGDGQVSLAYGEYYQKPEPQYIRFNPNMDYMRATHYIASYQKVASLHTFRVEAFYKKYHDLVKTVPDLNNDGKGYASGVELFYRDKKTIHNGDFWISYSYLNTKRDYLNYPAEVQPDFAANHTASLVYKQFIPSITTYLGMTYSFATGRPYYDPNKPESEFLKDRTKAFNTMGLSVIHTTSIGKAFTVLVASVTNVLGTEQVYGYRYSSDGLRRDAVGPLAPRFFFLGMFMSFGIDRSKDIIDNN; via the coding sequence ATGTTGAAAGCTTACATTTGCTTGTGTTTATGCCTATGTCTACCGGTAATTTTATCGGCTCAAACCAAAATTTCCGGCACTGTTACCAATAATAGGAAACAGCCTTTGGCCGGTGCGAATATTTATATCAAGGGGGCTTATGATGGTGCAACCTCCGGAAAGGATGGTAAATACGGATTTACAACTACCGAAAATGGAAAAGTAATATTGGTGGCATCATTCCAAGATTACCAGTCGATAGAACTGGAGCTGGAATTAACCGGTGCTCCTTTAGTGCAACCGATCGTGTTAAAGAAAGGTGCCAATGAATTAAAAATGGTTACTATCTCGGCCAGCTCTTTCGAAGCGGGAGATAAAAAGAAGAATCCTGTGCTGACGCCATTGGACATCGTATCTACCGCGGGAGCCAACGCCGATATCGTTGGGGCGCTCAAGACTTTACCGGGAACGCAGCAAGTGGGGGAGCAGACAGGATTGTTCGTGCGGGGCGGTACCGGTTATGAAACACAGACTTTTATCGATGGGATGCTGGTGAGGAACCCATTCTATTCCGGGATGCCTGATCTTGCTACTAGGGGCCGGTTTTCTCCCTTTCTATTCAAGGGAACCACCTTTAGCAGCGGGGGGTATTCCGCTCAATATGGTCAAGGTTTATCATCTGCCTTAATCTTGGAAACGGAGGATCTGCCGGATCGTTCTTCATCTACTTTGAATTTATCGACGGTTGGTATTGGTGGCGGCATTTCCAAGCTGGCCAAGAACAAAAAATCATCTTATGGTTTAGAAGCTGATTATTTTAACCTAACTCCATATTACAAGATTGTACCGCAGAAAAATGAACCCAGCACTTATCCTTCCGGCTTAAATACCACGGCGAACTTCCGTGTAAAAACTTCTAAATCGGGCATCCTTAAATTCTACGGAACTTATGCGTATAACACATTTGGATATATCAAGAATAGTATTGAATATCCCAAGGCAAAGGAGGAGTTTAGTCTAAAAAACGGGAATGTATATACGAATATGTCATACCGTGAACGGTTAAACGAAAATTGGAAGCTTGATATGGGTGTTTCCTACAGCACCAACAATGATAATATTAAGATGGATACTTTTGCCAATGAAATTCCTACTACTAAAGTTCATAATAATTCCCAGTTACTTCAGTTCCGGCCAATGATCAGCCGTAATATCGGGTTTACAACCTTGCGCCTGGGAATGGAGTACCAATATGCTACGGAGAAAGTGGTGTATAACGGCGATGAGCTTACTTATCACGATCAATATACCGCGGCTTTTGCCGAGGGGGATGTATATATTACTCCCAGGCTCGTGAGCAGGATGGGAGCGAGGTTCGAGTATTCTTCCATCTTGGCAAAAACCAATATCGCGCCGAGGGTTTCATTGGCTTACCGCTTGAGTGGCGATGGACAAGTTTCACTGGCGTATGGAGAATACTACCAGAAGCCGGAACCACAGTATATCCGCTTTAATCCGAACATGGATTATATGAGGGCAACGCATTACATTGCGAGCTATCAGAAAGTAGCCAGCCTGCATACTTTCCGGGTAGAAGCGTTTTATAAGAAATACCATGACCTCGTGAAGACTGTTCCCGATTTGAACAATGACGGGAAAGGTTACGCGAGCGGTGTAGAACTTTTTTACCGCGATAAGAAAACTATTCACAATGGCGATTTTTGGATATCGTATTCATATTTAAATACGAAACGTGATTATTTGAATTATCCGGCTGAAGTACAACCCGATTTTGCGGCAAACCATACCGCTTCATTAGTATATAAACAATTTATTCCCTCTATTACGACCTACTTGGGCATGACTTATAGTTTTGCTACCGGGAGACCGTATTATGACCCGAATAAACCGGAGTCGGAATTTTTGAAAGATCGTACGAAAGCCTTCAATACGATGGGCTTGAGCGTAATTCATACTACGTCAATAGGAAAAGCTTTTACTGTTTTAGTTGCTTCCGTGACGAATGTTTTAGGTACTGAACAGGTTTACGGCTACCGTTATTCTTCAGATGGATTACGCAGGGATGCAGTGGGGCCATTAGCGCCGCGCTTTTTCTTCCTGGGTATGTTTATGAGTTTCGGAATTGATCGAAGTAAAGATATTATTGATAATAATTAA
- a CDS encoding HIT family protein: protein MTIFSKIIKGEIPSYKIAENDQFFAFLDINPMMPGHTLIVPKVEIDRFFDVPDVFLQNWLAFAKPIARAIEAVVPCDRVGITVMGLEVPHAHMHLVPINSADDVNFTRPKLKMEPAAFIAVQEKIVEALNSQV, encoded by the coding sequence ATGACAATATTTTCTAAGATTATTAAGGGAGAGATACCGAGTTACAAGATTGCGGAGAATGATCAGTTTTTTGCTTTCCTGGATATTAATCCGATGATGCCCGGGCATACTTTGATTGTACCAAAGGTTGAAATAGACCGGTTTTTTGATGTGCCGGATGTGTTTCTACAAAATTGGCTGGCTTTTGCTAAGCCAATAGCTAGGGCGATAGAGGCTGTTGTACCTTGTGATAGGGTAGGTATTACCGTTATGGGATTGGAAGTACCCCATGCACATATGCACTTGGTGCCTATTAATTCAGCGGATGATGTGAATTTTACCAGGCCTAAATTAAAAATGGAACCTGCCGCGTTTATAGCGGTGCAAGAAAAAATTGTGGAAGCTTTAAATAGCCAAGTATAG
- the rsmA gene encoding 16S rRNA (adenine(1518)-N(6)/adenine(1519)-N(6))-dimethyltransferase RsmA, which translates to MDKYTLKKSLGQHFLKDERICQDIVAAMPVLDGMQLLEVGPGGGAITKYLLEIPNISFKAIELDREKVAYLEQTYPAIRGKILNVDFLLAPAPFDGIFHVIGNFPYNISTQIMFRILEWKDKVPVVVGMFQKEVARRIAADHGNKEYGILSVLFQAYYDVEYLFDVDEHAFNPPPKVKSGVIRCTKLRVPYDIANEKKLFTLVKTAFNQRRKQLRNPLKALFDKETLQDEIFSKRAEQLSVADFVALSHKML; encoded by the coding sequence ATGGATAAGTACACACTGAAGAAGTCGCTAGGACAACACTTTTTAAAAGATGAACGCATTTGCCAGGATATCGTGGCAGCGATGCCGGTATTAGATGGGATGCAGCTGTTAGAAGTGGGACCGGGCGGCGGCGCCATCACTAAATATCTTTTAGAAATTCCTAATATATCATTTAAAGCCATTGAACTTGATAGGGAGAAAGTTGCTTACTTGGAGCAAACTTATCCTGCTATCCGGGGAAAGATTCTCAATGTAGATTTCTTGTTGGCCCCGGCCCCTTTCGATGGTATTTTTCATGTGATCGGCAACTTCCCGTATAATATTTCTACTCAAATCATGTTTAGAATCTTGGAATGGAAAGACAAGGTGCCCGTAGTGGTCGGGATGTTTCAAAAGGAAGTGGCCAGGCGTATAGCCGCAGACCATGGCAACAAAGAATACGGAATTTTAAGTGTTTTATTCCAAGCATACTACGATGTAGAATATCTCTTCGATGTGGACGAGCATGCATTTAATCCCCCTCCGAAGGTGAAATCCGGCGTAATTCGATGCACCAAACTCAGGGTGCCGTATGATATTGCCAACGAAAAGAAATTATTTACACTGGTTAAAACAGCTTTCAATCAAAGGCGTAAACAATTGCGCAACCCCTTGAAGGCTTTGTTTGACAAGGAAACTTTACAAGACGAGATATTTAGCAAAAGGGCCGAGCAATTAAGTGTTGCCGACTTCGTTGCGCTTTCACACAAAATGTTATGA
- a CDS encoding winged helix-turn-helix domain-containing protein has translation MNFKDLDPVLHSQLRLAIMSILISVKEAEFTFLKEKTNATAGNLSVQINKLKEADYVEVIKSFKNNYPQTICKITSKGIKAFESYVNAIQSYLNIGK, from the coding sequence ATGAATTTTAAGGATCTGGACCCGGTTTTACATTCGCAATTAAGATTGGCAATAATGAGTATCTTGATTAGTGTCAAGGAAGCAGAATTTACTTTCTTGAAAGAGAAGACGAATGCTACTGCCGGTAACCTAAGTGTTCAGATCAACAAGTTAAAGGAAGCCGATTACGTGGAAGTAATAAAATCTTTCAAGAATAATTATCCCCAAACCATCTGCAAAATTACTTCGAAAGGTATCAAGGCATTTGAGAGTTATGTAAATGCGATACAGTCTTATTTGAATATTGGCAAGTAA
- the pdxA gene encoding 4-hydroxythreonine-4-phosphate dehydrogenase PdxA has product MSQHYVNHEKPVIGITIGDINSIGTEIIIKTFLDSRMLDLCTPIIFASNKTINFYRKQLGESNFNYQSIKDFSKINPKQVSVFNCWEEEVQINPGQLNDIGGKYAARSLEVALQCLRNNEIHGIVTAPIHKNNIQQHNFAYTGHTPWLKESFNAKDVLMLMTAENMRVGLLTEHVPVSEISKYVTVDNILSKLQLMKESLIKDFGIDKPRIAVLGLNPHAGDDGLIGDEEQKTIIPAIQQAKQQGILCFGPYSADAFFARGMYQQFDGILAMYHDQGLIPFKSLANGEGINYTAGLPIVRTSPDHGTAFDIAGKNLANPESFREAVFYCIDIINQRNRYAENTANPLKKTELASEHLA; this is encoded by the coding sequence ATGAGCCAGCATTATGTAAACCACGAAAAACCCGTAATCGGGATTACTATCGGTGATATCAACAGCATCGGTACGGAAATTATTATCAAAACATTCCTGGATAGCAGGATGTTGGATTTATGCACGCCGATAATCTTCGCATCTAACAAAACGATCAACTTCTACCGTAAACAATTGGGCGAATCCAACTTTAATTATCAAAGTATCAAGGATTTTAGCAAGATTAATCCTAAGCAAGTCAGTGTTTTCAATTGCTGGGAAGAAGAAGTTCAGATTAACCCGGGGCAGCTCAATGACATCGGCGGAAAATATGCCGCCCGCTCCCTCGAAGTAGCGCTGCAATGCCTGCGTAATAATGAAATTCATGGCATCGTGACCGCACCCATTCATAAAAACAATATCCAACAACATAATTTTGCTTATACCGGGCATACGCCTTGGTTGAAGGAATCTTTCAACGCTAAGGATGTGCTGATGCTGATGACGGCGGAGAATATGCGCGTAGGATTACTAACTGAACATGTCCCCGTTTCGGAAATCAGTAAATACGTAACTGTCGATAATATCCTGAGCAAGCTGCAATTAATGAAAGAAAGCTTGATCAAGGATTTCGGTATAGATAAGCCGAGAATAGCCGTTCTAGGATTAAATCCACATGCCGGTGACGATGGACTGATCGGTGACGAAGAGCAAAAAACGATCATCCCGGCGATCCAACAAGCTAAACAGCAAGGCATATTATGCTTTGGACCATATAGCGCCGATGCATTCTTCGCACGCGGTATGTATCAACAATTTGACGGTATTTTAGCGATGTACCACGACCAGGGATTGATTCCATTTAAATCCTTGGCCAATGGAGAAGGCATTAATTATACTGCCGGTTTGCCGATCGTGCGCACTTCTCCGGATCACGGTACCGCCTTCGATATAGCAGGTAAAAACCTCGCTAACCCCGAATCATTCCGTGAAGCGGTATTTTATTGCATTGATATTATTAACCAAAGGAATCGATACGCAGAAAATACAGCCAACCCCTTGAAGAAAACGGAATTGGCATCGGAGCATTTGGCATAA
- the atpF gene encoding F0F1 ATP synthase subunit B: protein MDLLNPALGLFTISFLIFVIVFLILKKFAWKPILGALKERETSIAESIASAERVKEEMAQMKAEHEHVLAEAKAERSQILKEAKEAKDQIISEAKSQAQTEAKKIIGEAYAAIENQKMAALTDVKNQVGNLVLEVAEKVLRKELSSKGAQEDYIKTLAEEIKLN from the coding sequence AATCTCGTTTTTGATTTTCGTGATCGTTTTCCTGATCTTGAAAAAATTTGCCTGGAAACCAATCTTAGGCGCTTTGAAAGAAAGGGAAACTTCTATCGCCGAATCTATCGCTTCTGCTGAAAGGGTTAAAGAAGAGATGGCTCAAATGAAGGCAGAGCATGAACACGTGCTTGCTGAAGCGAAAGCTGAAAGAAGTCAAATCCTGAAAGAAGCTAAAGAGGCGAAAGATCAAATCATTTCCGAAGCTAAGAGCCAGGCTCAAACTGAAGCTAAGAAAATCATCGGGGAAGCTTATGCCGCTATCGAAAACCAAAAGATGGCTGCATTGACCGATGTGAAAAATCAAGTGGGTAACCTCGTGTTGGAAGTAGCTGAAAAGGTTTTAAGAAAAGAATTGTCTTCTAAAGGAGCCCAGGAAGATTATATCAAAACATTAGCGGAAGAAATTAAATTGAACTAA